A single region of the Rhodospirillales bacterium genome encodes:
- a CDS encoding DMT family transporter has translation MTEHKDNPILGMAAGAAAFFLFAVMMVFAKILSETHHVIEIAFYRNLIATLPFLFIIFVMGKRDILVIQKKPVAVGMRSLLGTLSLVLTFAAFAAMPMADTTAFLFTSSLFIPVLGLFFLHEKVGPYRWGAVLTGFTGVLIMATPAGEINTLGVTLALSAAFMHAILQTLLRHLGKFEKPETVTFYFVLIGTITSALALPFVASPPTVEEIPLLFGVGLTGALAQYLISVAFSKAPAAIITVFNYSGIIWATLFGWVIWQDLPSLSIWIGGSIVIVSNLFIIWRESRQGKITEDRIRAKI, from the coding sequence ATGACCGAACATAAAGACAATCCTATTTTGGGTATGGCCGCCGGAGCGGCGGCCTTTTTTTTATTCGCCGTGATGATGGTATTTGCCAAGATTTTAAGCGAAACTCACCACGTCATCGAGATTGCCTTTTACCGGAACCTGATCGCCACCCTGCCCTTCCTGTTCATAATTTTCGTGATGGGAAAACGGGACATTCTGGTTATTCAAAAAAAACCTGTGGCTGTCGGCATGCGTTCCCTTCTCGGAACACTTAGCCTGGTCCTGACCTTTGCCGCGTTTGCCGCCATGCCGATGGCGGACACAACCGCCTTTCTGTTCACCTCCTCTTTATTTATCCCGGTTCTGGGGCTTTTCTTCCTGCATGAAAAAGTCGGCCCTTACCGATGGGGCGCTGTTTTAACCGGATTCACCGGCGTCCTTATCATGGCAACTCCCGCCGGAGAGATAAATACGCTCGGCGTCACGCTGGCTTTAAGCGCCGCCTTCATGCACGCCATATTGCAAACCCTTCTGCGGCATCTGGGAAAATTCGAAAAACCGGAAACGGTCACTTTTTATTTTGTCCTCATCGGAACTATTACGTCCGCACTGGCGCTGCCCTTCGTCGCCAGCCCCCCGACGGTGGAGGAAATACCTCTCCTTTTTGGTGTAGGATTGACCGGTGCCCTGGCGCAATATCTGATCTCTGTCGCCTTCAGCAAAGCGCCCGCCGCGATCATTACCGTCTTCAATTACTCCGGCATTATCTGGGCCACCCTGTTCGGATGGGTCATCTGGCAGGACCTGCCGTCCCTTTCCATCTGGATCGGCGGAAGCATTGTCATTGTCTCCAATCTCTTTATCATCTGGCGGGAAAGCCGGCAGGGAAAAATCACAGAAGACCGTATCCGGGCGAAAATATAG